In Gammaproteobacteria bacterium, one DNA window encodes the following:
- a CDS encoding glycosyltransferase produces MSSPDPASVLAAVMVRAGTLTDALDAIAAQVYEPSTIAAVGGGEVAQALAKERKISWVPTPTALADLLGPEITHVWFLHDDAEPRPDALGAMVRELERVDASVVGAKLLHADSPETLELVGAATDVFCVPYTGLEQDERDQEQYDVVRDVAYISGACMLVRKDLFLGLGGPDPTMAPNAAGIDFSQRARVAGGRVVVVPSAEVLHRGTCRTGAPWREEAGQIRALAKAYRGLTLFWVLPAAFLTGLVAAFVHTFTDRRTALGRFALAWAWNLRRLPSTITERKRLQRSRLVGDEELFRYQVQGSVALREVGEVLGDRLRARSSDGRLTNLVDRGRGFWQQSGFIASLFGLLFVAVATRSIWENGLPVAGFSLPLPDSAWATLRSFAGGWNPAGLGSASPMLPVVGAASLVQLVLFSKAGLASAVMTAGALTAGLWGAGRMLGRLGIGQWGRVIGALALIGGPAARALEGANAWPGLLALGVAPWAIAVAIRPWPQGWRNRVADVGTLALATGALAVFSPVALVLPVSALILGSLLRSGWGSVPRGLVGTVLAVPLLFPWFYTATPDWVFSGPSLFWNPSLWTLGLLAVTALLVIGFGDKEISAIAGWGTVLVAMGAAAARTAGLGAGHEVAVAGLVTASLGTALLAGAAVDLSGRLSTSRLFRRMLVSVGAVGGMAIAVGAFLLIPGGRAGLGPDQFGAQLEFTSARAAAHGVDRVLLIGNAADLPGSTREGAGFAYRLIGGPVPTLTEAWLAGPGVGDMALDATLERISSGDELRPGAALAEFGVRWVVLLGPTPFDQPLETQLDMRPLPGLDYAVFENEVPSPRAVTTDGEAWHWKPPGYWGPATARVVVRENAHPRWGSAWTQNGWANEVDGSKGVVEFNADPTLRLLAELAGVYLLLVLGVATFARKRS; encoded by the coding sequence ATGTCATCCCCCGATCCCGCTTCAGTACTCGCGGCCGTCATGGTGCGCGCCGGAACATTGACCGACGCACTCGATGCGATCGCGGCACAAGTCTACGAGCCGAGCACGATCGCCGCGGTGGGCGGTGGCGAGGTCGCGCAGGCACTGGCCAAGGAGCGGAAGATCTCCTGGGTGCCCACACCCACCGCGTTGGCCGACCTCCTTGGCCCAGAGATCACCCACGTATGGTTTCTGCACGACGACGCCGAACCTCGACCCGACGCGCTCGGCGCCATGGTGAGAGAACTCGAGAGGGTCGACGCTTCAGTCGTCGGCGCCAAGCTGCTGCACGCCGACAGCCCCGAAACACTCGAGCTGGTCGGAGCGGCTACCGATGTTTTCTGCGTTCCCTACACGGGCCTCGAGCAGGACGAACGCGACCAGGAACAGTACGACGTCGTGCGAGACGTCGCCTACATCTCCGGGGCCTGCATGCTGGTCCGCAAGGATTTGTTCCTCGGCCTCGGCGGACCCGATCCGACGATGGCGCCCAATGCGGCCGGCATCGACTTCTCCCAACGCGCGAGGGTCGCGGGCGGCAGGGTCGTCGTTGTCCCATCGGCGGAGGTGCTGCATCGGGGCACCTGTCGCACCGGAGCACCCTGGCGTGAGGAGGCCGGTCAGATTCGCGCCTTGGCGAAGGCGTATCGTGGCCTCACCCTGTTCTGGGTCCTTCCGGCAGCGTTCCTCACCGGCCTTGTCGCAGCGTTCGTCCATACGTTCACCGATCGTCGCACCGCCCTCGGGCGCTTCGCATTGGCATGGGCGTGGAACCTTCGGCGGCTCCCGTCGACGATTACCGAGCGGAAACGGCTGCAAAGATCCCGGCTCGTCGGCGACGAGGAGCTCTTCCGCTACCAGGTGCAGGGCTCGGTCGCCCTTCGAGAGGTCGGCGAGGTCCTCGGGGACCGCCTGCGAGCACGATCATCCGACGGTCGGCTGACGAACCTCGTCGATCGCGGTCGGGGATTCTGGCAGCAGTCCGGATTCATCGCATCGCTCTTCGGTCTGCTCTTCGTTGCGGTCGCCACCCGATCTATTTGGGAGAACGGGCTTCCCGTGGCCGGCTTCTCGTTGCCGTTGCCGGACTCGGCATGGGCGACTCTGCGCTCCTTCGCCGGCGGATGGAATCCGGCAGGTCTCGGAAGTGCCAGTCCGATGCTGCCCGTCGTCGGTGCCGCTTCGCTCGTACAACTCGTGCTGTTCTCCAAAGCCGGTCTGGCCTCCGCGGTGATGACCGCTGGGGCGCTCACGGCCGGGCTGTGGGGAGCGGGAAGGATGCTCGGACGGTTGGGCATCGGGCAGTGGGGGAGAGTGATCGGTGCGCTTGCACTGATCGGCGGTCCGGCAGCGAGAGCGTTGGAAGGGGCGAATGCCTGGCCGGGCCTGCTCGCTCTGGGTGTCGCGCCGTGGGCGATCGCCGTGGCGATCCGTCCATGGCCACAGGGGTGGCGGAACAGGGTTGCCGACGTCGGCACGCTCGCGTTGGCGACAGGAGCCCTCGCCGTCTTCTCACCGGTGGCACTCGTTCTGCCGGTGAGTGCCCTCATCCTCGGTTCGTTGCTGCGAAGCGGCTGGGGATCGGTCCCGAGGGGTCTCGTCGGCACGGTGCTGGCCGTGCCGCTGCTGTTCCCATGGTTCTACACGGCAACGCCGGATTGGGTGTTCTCGGGACCCTCGCTGTTCTGGAACCCGAGCCTGTGGACACTTGGGCTGCTGGCGGTCACGGCTCTGCTGGTGATCGGGTTTGGCGACAAGGAAATCTCGGCAATTGCCGGTTGGGGCACGGTGCTCGTGGCGATGGGCGCCGCAGCGGCAAGGACCGCAGGACTGGGAGCCGGTCATGAGGTTGCGGTTGCCGGTCTGGTCACGGCTTCGTTGGGCACGGCACTTCTCGCGGGGGCAGCGGTCGATCTCAGCGGACGGTTGTCGACTTCGAGGCTGTTTCGCAGGATGCTCGTCTCGGTCGGAGCGGTCGGCGGCATGGCGATCGCTGTGGGTGCCTTCCTTCTGATTCCCGGTGGCAGGGCGGGTTTGGGTCCCGACCAGTTCGGAGCCCAGCTCGAGTTCACCAGTGCACGTGCAGCGGCGCACGGTGTCGACCGGGTGCTCTTGATCGGTAACGCAGCGGATCTTCCCGGTTCAACGAGGGAGGGCGCCGGGTTCGCGTATCGCTTGATCGGCGGACCGGTGCCGACACTCACCGAAGCCTGGCTTGCCGGCCCCGGTGTTGGCGACATGGCTCTCGACGCAACACTGGAACGGATCAGTTCCGGCGACGAACTGCGACCTGGAGCCGCTCTTGCCGAGTTCGGGGTTCGGTGGGTGGTTCTACTTGGCCCGACACCGTTTGATCAGCCACTCGAAACCCAGCTCGACATGCGTCCTCTTCCAGGACTCGACTACGCCGTCTTCGAGAATGAGGTTCCTTCGCCGCGTGCAGTCACGACCGATGGTGAAGCGTGGCACTGGAAGCCCCCCGGCTACTGGGGTCCGGCCACCGCACGTGTCGTGGTCAGAGAGAACGCGCATCCGCGCTGGGGGAGCGCCTGGACGCAGAACGGGTGGGCAAATGAGGTCGACGGGTCCAAAGGTGTCGTCGAGTTCAATGCCGATCCGACGCTGAGGCTATTGGCGGAACTGGCAGGCGTGTATCTGCTGCTGGTGCTCGGTGTCGCCACGTTCGCGAGGAAGAGATCATGA
- a CDS encoding bifunctional phosphoglucose/phosphomannose isomerase yields the protein METMLASLPEQYRWAADLTTPSLPAATGALVCGMGGSGIAGDVAAAVAGEAPVFAHKSYGIPGWAERLSPLVVAVSYSGNTEETLSGVEAAERAGLAIAAVSSGGVLSRLAREHDWPLVEVPGGLQPRAAFGYLTGAVMRILEGAGLVEGTGLTEAAIVTDELLGADLDGPGRHLADDLAEGLAGRITLIVGSGPAAVAAYRWKTQINENAKAPAFTTTIPETDHNEIVGWSALGSVLRRTVGVIALRDPHEPSRVAARFDPTLGRLAEGAGIVGEVWAQGEHPLARMASLSAIGDMVSLRLARNAAVDPVPVEAIEILKQELGET from the coding sequence ATGGAGACCATGCTGGCAAGCCTGCCGGAGCAGTATCGGTGGGCGGCAGACCTCACCACTCCCTCGCTTCCTGCCGCAACGGGAGCGCTGGTCTGCGGGATGGGCGGCTCCGGCATTGCCGGCGACGTCGCCGCCGCCGTGGCCGGCGAAGCACCGGTGTTCGCGCACAAGAGCTATGGGATCCCCGGATGGGCCGAGCGGCTCTCGCCGCTTGTGGTAGCGGTCTCGTATTCGGGGAATACCGAGGAGACACTGTCCGGTGTCGAAGCCGCCGAGCGTGCGGGTCTTGCGATCGCTGCCGTCAGCAGTGGGGGAGTGCTCTCGCGTCTCGCGCGAGAGCACGACTGGCCGCTCGTCGAGGTTCCCGGCGGACTTCAGCCCCGCGCGGCGTTCGGGTACCTCACCGGTGCAGTGATGAGGATTCTCGAGGGCGCCGGGCTCGTCGAGGGGACCGGGCTGACCGAGGCCGCCATCGTCACCGACGAGCTGCTGGGGGCCGATCTCGACGGTCCAGGACGCCACCTCGCCGACGACCTCGCGGAAGGTCTTGCAGGCCGAATCACACTGATCGTCGGCTCCGGGCCGGCCGCGGTCGCCGCGTACCGATGGAAGACACAGATCAATGAGAATGCCAAGGCGCCCGCGTTCACCACGACGATTCCCGAGACCGACCATAACGAGATCGTTGGATGGTCCGCCCTCGGGTCCGTTCTCCGGCGCACCGTCGGCGTCATCGCGCTGCGCGACCCGCACGAACCCTCCCGAGTTGCCGCCCGGTTCGATCCCACCCTGGGCAGGCTGGCAGAAGGGGCGGGCATCGTCGGTGAAGTGTGGGCACAGGGGGAACATCCACTTGCCCGGATGGCAAGTCTATCCGCCATCGGAGATATGGTCTCATTGCGCTTGGCGCGAAACGCCGCCGTGGACCCGGTTCCCGTCGAGGCCATCGAAATACTCAAACAAGAATTGGGAGAGACATGA
- a CDS encoding glycosyltransferase has protein sequence MSTPVSVVMPAYQLGSSIHDNILTVASVLETLPGSEIIVVDDGSTDETFDEAMKAAGEVAGVRVLRHDTNLGKGGALRTGGLATDRPVVVLLDGDLDLPPEQIPDLVETLSERDLDVLVGTKRYGMSGGRYPWKRRILSGVFRLVTRILFRLQVTETQTGLKLFRRDVLQAVLSDLQVTRYAFDLELLVRADRAGARIGEVPIALRVGASSAPLSLSTLWEMGRDTFKIFWWSLRSRDASRE, from the coding sequence TTGTCCACTCCTGTCTCCGTCGTGATGCCTGCCTACCAGTTGGGCTCTTCGATTCACGACAACATCCTCACTGTCGCCTCCGTCCTTGAGACCCTGCCCGGATCGGAGATCATCGTCGTGGACGACGGGAGCACCGATGAGACGTTCGATGAGGCGATGAAGGCCGCCGGCGAAGTCGCTGGAGTCCGGGTGCTCCGCCACGACACCAACCTGGGGAAAGGTGGTGCGCTCAGAACCGGCGGTTTGGCCACGGACCGACCGGTGGTGGTGCTCCTCGATGGTGACCTCGACCTACCCCCGGAACAGATCCCCGATCTGGTCGAGACGCTCTCCGAACGGGACCTCGACGTCCTGGTCGGAACGAAACGGTACGGGATGAGCGGAGGGCGCTACCCGTGGAAGCGACGGATACTCAGCGGTGTCTTCCGCCTCGTCACCCGGATCCTGTTCCGGCTTCAGGTCACTGAGACGCAGACGGGACTGAAACTGTTCCGGCGTGACGTGCTCCAAGCGGTGCTGTCGGACCTTCAAGTGACCCGCTACGCGTTCGACCTCGAACTGCTCGTCCGGGCCGACCGAGCAGGCGCTCGCATCGGTGAAGTTCCCATCGCTCTTCGGGTGGGAGCGTCGTCGGCGCCTCTGTCGCTCTCGACGCTCTGGGAGATGGGCAGGGACACCTTCAAGATCTTCTGGTGGTCTCTTCGCTCTCGTGACGCTTCACGGGAGTAA
- the cofE gene encoding coenzyme F420-0:L-glutamate ligase → MTLSIIPVPGIGEVQPGADLAEVLLEAIDAAGLDLQHDDILVVTHKVVSKAEGATARYASDAEYRALKEQEAAAVIRRRGDLMITVTRQGFICANAGVDRSNMEPGQVALHPRDPDRSAHRLRLRFEHASHKRLAVIVTDTFGRAWRRGLTDVAIGVSGMPAIHDYRGTTDTWGRELEATEVALVDEIAAAADLVMGKAEGIPVAIVRGLSWAKGEGRATDLVRPPDEDLFR, encoded by the coding sequence GTGACACTTTCGATCATCCCGGTGCCCGGGATCGGTGAGGTGCAACCGGGCGCCGATCTCGCCGAAGTGCTCCTCGAAGCAATAGACGCTGCCGGTCTTGATCTCCAACACGACGACATCCTCGTCGTGACGCACAAGGTGGTCTCCAAGGCTGAGGGGGCAACGGCACGGTATGCATCCGACGCCGAGTACCGGGCGCTCAAAGAACAGGAGGCGGCGGCGGTGATCAGACGCCGTGGGGATCTGATGATCACAGTGACCCGGCAGGGATTCATCTGCGCCAACGCGGGCGTTGACCGCTCCAACATGGAACCCGGCCAGGTGGCGCTGCATCCTCGCGATCCGGATCGATCGGCACATCGGCTTCGCCTGCGATTCGAGCACGCCTCGCACAAGCGCCTCGCGGTGATCGTCACCGATACCTTCGGCAGGGCCTGGCGACGCGGTCTGACCGACGTGGCGATCGGCGTGTCCGGCATGCCTGCCATCCACGACTACCGGGGCACCACCGACACGTGGGGCAGGGAGCTCGAAGCGACCGAAGTCGCGCTCGTCGATGAGATCGCCGCGGCGGCGGACCTGGTCATGGGCAAGGCCGAAGGGATCCCGGTCGCGATCGTTCGCGGACTCTCGTGGGCCAAGGGAGAAGGCCGCGCCACAGATCTGGTCCGCCCGCCGGATGAGGATCTGTTCCGCTGA
- a CDS encoding DUF3499 family protein: MSYNYDDRSVRLDDLLGAVEPGTGYHLCASHSDRLSPPLGWTLTDHRSTSRLFAPLEVA, from the coding sequence ATGTCCTACAACTACGACGACCGGTCGGTCCGGCTCGATGACCTCCTCGGCGCAGTTGAGCCGGGCACCGGCTATCACCTGTGCGCTTCACACTCGGATCGACTGTCACCGCCGCTCGGATGGACGCTCACCGACCACCGAAGCACCTCGCGGCTGTTCGCTCCCCTCGAAGTGGCCTAG
- a CDS encoding glycosyltransferase, whose translation MASLHRVKLSILIPVYNERGTVGEAVRRARTVELPIEREIIIIDDGSTDGTAEIVDQLADSTVRVVHQPENKGKGAAIRRGIEASNGDWVIIYDADLEYDPRDWPALLRPALEGDSRVVYGSRFTGERRNMLFWHWVGNRFLSLTTNVLYNTTLSDMETCSKLIEGDLARSLKLTANRFDIEPEITAKLLRLGNRIYEVPIRYTGREVEEGKKITWRDGLPALWRLIAVRFVRKGSITR comes from the coding sequence ATGGCTAGCCTGCACAGGGTGAAACTCTCCATCCTCATTCCGGTGTACAACGAACGTGGCACGGTGGGGGAGGCGGTCCGTCGAGCGCGGACCGTCGAACTCCCGATCGAGCGGGAGATCATCATCATTGACGACGGTTCGACCGACGGGACCGCCGAGATCGTCGACCAGCTGGCAGACTCCACCGTTCGTGTCGTGCATCAGCCGGAGAACAAGGGCAAAGGCGCGGCGATTCGCCGCGGCATCGAAGCATCGAACGGCGACTGGGTGATCATCTACGACGCAGACCTGGAGTATGACCCGAGAGACTGGCCCGCCCTTCTGCGGCCGGCGCTCGAAGGGGATTCCCGGGTCGTGTACGGGTCGCGCTTCACCGGTGAACGTCGCAACATGCTGTTTTGGCATTGGGTCGGAAACCGCTTTCTCAGCTTGACGACCAACGTGCTCTACAACACGACGCTGTCCGACATGGAGACCTGTTCCAAGCTGATCGAAGGTGATCTCGCACGTTCCCTGAAGCTCACGGCCAACCGGTTCGACATCGAACCCGAGATCACGGCCAAACTTCTCCGGCTCGGGAATCGCATCTACGAGGTCCCCATCCGCTACACCGGGCGTGAGGTCGAAGAGGGCAAGAAGATCACCTGGCGTGACGGCCTGCCGGCCCTCTGGCGGCTCATCGCCGTCCGGTTCGTGAGGAAGGGTTCGATTACGCGATGA
- a CDS encoding Trm112 family protein, with the protein MGLIPDELAEILVCPSCHGDLREDETEQRLICTACGLRYPVRDGIPVMLIEEATRES; encoded by the coding sequence ATGGGCCTCATTCCAGACGAACTCGCCGAGATCCTCGTGTGCCCTTCGTGCCATGGAGACCTCCGAGAGGATGAAACAGAGCAACGCCTCATCTGCACCGCGTGCGGTCTGCGCTATCCGGTACGAGACGGTATCCCCGTGATGCTCATCGAAGAAGCGACCCGAGAATCGTGA
- the cofD gene encoding 2-phospho-L-lactate transferase codes for MIRVALLSGGVGGARLARGLDALDDIDLSVIVNVGDDDVIYGLNVSPDIDTVTYTLAGLEGQHGWGIDGDEFEVMDHLSSFGIDTSFRIGDRDLATNLFRTKLLQDGTPLSEVTRLIGSAFSLRASVIPVTDDRLQTIIRVDDEMWIRFQEYFVMRSHKDEVLDVHFNGADQSEPAPGVLDAIADADLVAIAPSNPPLSIWPMLAVPGVADAVASAKRVICVSPLFGGRALRGPAHTVLRSLGMSAGNKGVLEAYHGLLHDFVIDLGDAPDRSRLNGLGVRIHIRDTRIADPPAARDFAAWMIDLL; via the coding sequence ATGATCCGTGTTGCCCTCCTCTCGGGTGGCGTAGGGGGTGCCCGGCTTGCTCGCGGCCTCGATGCGCTCGACGACATCGACCTCTCGGTGATCGTCAACGTCGGCGACGACGACGTCATTTACGGCCTCAACGTGTCTCCGGACATCGATACGGTCACCTACACCCTTGCCGGTCTGGAAGGGCAGCACGGTTGGGGCATCGACGGTGATGAGTTCGAGGTGATGGACCATCTCTCCTCCTTCGGCATCGACACGAGCTTCCGGATCGGTGATCGGGATCTGGCCACGAATCTGTTCCGTACCAAGCTGCTTCAGGATGGAACACCGCTGTCTGAGGTGACCAGGCTGATCGGATCGGCCTTCTCCCTGAGAGCTTCGGTCATACCCGTCACCGATGACCGGCTCCAGACCATCATTCGCGTCGATGACGAGATGTGGATTCGATTCCAGGAGTACTTCGTTATGCGCTCTCACAAAGACGAGGTTCTCGACGTCCATTTCAATGGCGCCGACCAATCCGAGCCTGCGCCCGGAGTGCTCGACGCTATCGCCGATGCCGATCTTGTTGCGATCGCGCCGTCCAACCCACCGCTCTCCATCTGGCCGATGCTCGCCGTCCCTGGTGTCGCCGACGCGGTCGCCTCCGCGAAGCGGGTGATCTGTGTCAGCCCACTGTTCGGTGGACGTGCTCTGAGGGGACCGGCCCATACGGTGCTCCGATCGCTCGGCATGTCCGCAGGCAACAAGGGGGTGCTGGAGGCGTACCACGGGTTGCTGCACGACTTTGTCATCGACCTCGGCGACGCTCCCGATCGCAGCCGCCTCAACGGTCTCGGCGTGCGAATCCACATTCGGGACACGAGGATCGCCGACCCTCCAGCCGCCCGTGACTTTGCAGCCTGGATGATCGATCTGCTGTGA
- a CDS encoding NAD-dependent epimerase/dehydratase family protein gives MKAMVTGGAGFIGSHVVDRLVDEGWEVLVVDDLSVGRISNLADARARGKVQFHQVDIREDAFVTVTERFRPEVIFHLAAQASVPVSARDPLFDASVNILGTINVLEAAGLVEAIRVVAASSGGAIYGGGVRLPVKESYTKHPDSPYGISKKVVEDYFRYYRNTTGVDYLLAAFSNVYGPRQDPLGEAGVVSIFSKLMLEGRRPVIFGDGDQTRDYVFVTDVVDACVRAGGVGGGRLVNIGTGVETSVIELFRMLADIIGFDKNPVFGDPRPGDIARSVVDPTAAFKYLGWRAWTPLEQGLCKTVESFRE, from the coding sequence ATGAAAGCCATGGTCACCGGAGGGGCAGGGTTCATCGGCTCGCACGTGGTTGATCGTCTCGTCGACGAAGGCTGGGAAGTGCTCGTCGTCGACGACCTCTCCGTCGGTCGCATCAGCAACCTGGCAGACGCTCGGGCTCGAGGCAAGGTGCAGTTCCACCAGGTCGACATCCGCGAGGATGCCTTCGTTACCGTCACCGAGCGGTTTCGTCCCGAAGTGATCTTCCACCTCGCGGCACAGGCGTCCGTGCCGGTGTCGGCCCGCGATCCGCTGTTCGATGCTTCCGTGAACATCCTTGGCACCATCAACGTGCTCGAGGCTGCCGGACTCGTCGAAGCGATCCGCGTCGTCGCAGCGTCATCCGGCGGGGCGATCTACGGAGGCGGTGTGAGACTTCCGGTGAAGGAGTCATACACGAAGCATCCGGACTCGCCCTATGGGATCTCCAAGAAGGTGGTGGAGGACTACTTCCGCTACTACCGAAACACGACGGGGGTCGACTATCTGCTCGCTGCTTTCTCCAACGTGTATGGGCCCCGGCAGGACCCTTTGGGGGAAGCCGGCGTCGTGTCGATCTTCTCCAAGCTGATGCTCGAGGGAAGGCGTCCGGTGATCTTCGGCGACGGCGACCAGACACGGGACTACGTGTTCGTCACCGATGTCGTCGATGCGTGCGTCCGTGCCGGCGGTGTGGGCGGAGGGCGACTGGTCAACATCGGTACCGGTGTCGAGACGTCGGTCATCGAACTGTTCAGAATGCTTGCCGACATCATCGGATTCGACAAGAACCCTGTTTTCGGGGACCCGAGGCCGGGCGACATCGCCCGCTCGGTGGTCGATCCGACGGCTGCTTTCAAGTATCTCGGCTGGCGGGCGTGGACTCCGTTGGAACAGGGTCTTTGCAAGACCGTGGAGTCGTTCCGGGAGTAG
- the manB gene encoding phosphomannomutase/phosphoglucomutase (converts mannose-6-phosphate to mannose-1-phosphate; the resulting product is then converted to GDP-mannose by ManC which is then used in the synthesis of mannose-containing glycoconjugates that are important for mediating entry into host cells), producing MRDLHPIFKAYDVRGRTDTGDLDEDAARRIGAGFARSVDAPQVALGHDCRASSPGLVDAFSDGVTGQGVDVLDIGLVATDTLYFVSGDRDIPGAMITASHNPPEWNGIKFCRRGAAPIGAESGLFDIRDLAEQGVDAIGASGSVEPFDPIPGYIDHLLSIVDPQRIGPLRVAADGGNGMAGVALPGVFAKLDAELIPLFLEPDGRFPNHPADPLQPENLRDLEATMRSQHPDLGVAFDGDADRAFFVDDLSRPLSGSTTTALIATWFLAREPGAKIVHNLIVSRAVPEAIRAAGGTPVRTRVGHSFIKQIMAETGAVFGGEHSGHYYFRDNFRADSGTLAMLVLLQVLSEDGRSLSEIRKDFEPYVASGEINLRVDDQQDAIERVAATFGDASQDRTDGLTVEWADRWFNLRSSNTEPVLRLNAEAGDKAAVEELVATVRSIVKGT from the coding sequence ATGCGCGACCTGCACCCCATCTTCAAGGCGTACGACGTGCGCGGCCGCACCGACACGGGAGATCTCGACGAGGATGCGGCGCGTCGCATCGGTGCCGGCTTCGCCCGCTCCGTCGATGCGCCGCAGGTCGCCCTCGGACACGACTGCCGTGCATCATCGCCCGGCCTCGTGGATGCCTTCAGTGACGGTGTCACCGGACAGGGTGTGGACGTTCTCGATATCGGGCTGGTCGCGACCGACACGCTGTACTTCGTCTCGGGTGACCGGGACATTCCCGGTGCGATGATCACCGCGTCCCACAATCCGCCCGAGTGGAACGGGATCAAGTTCTGCCGTCGGGGAGCGGCGCCGATCGGAGCCGAGTCCGGACTCTTCGACATTCGGGATCTCGCAGAACAGGGCGTTGACGCAATCGGAGCGAGCGGATCTGTCGAGCCGTTCGATCCGATCCCCGGCTATATCGACCATCTGCTCTCCATTGTCGACCCCCAGCGGATCGGTCCTTTGCGGGTCGCCGCAGACGGTGGCAACGGCATGGCCGGGGTGGCCTTGCCGGGTGTGTTCGCAAAGCTGGATGCCGAACTCATCCCGCTGTTCCTCGAACCGGACGGCCGATTCCCGAACCATCCGGCCGATCCGTTGCAGCCGGAGAACCTGCGAGACCTCGAGGCGACGATGCGCTCGCAGCATCCCGATCTGGGTGTCGCCTTCGACGGCGATGCCGACCGGGCGTTCTTCGTCGATGATCTCTCACGGCCGCTGTCGGGAAGCACGACCACCGCGCTGATCGCCACGTGGTTTCTGGCCCGAGAACCCGGAGCCAAGATCGTGCACAATCTGATCGTCAGCCGGGCCGTTCCCGAGGCGATTCGGGCTGCCGGCGGGACGCCCGTTCGCACGCGGGTCGGTCATTCATTCATCAAACAGATCATGGCCGAGACGGGCGCGGTGTTCGGCGGTGAGCATTCGGGGCACTACTACTTCAGAGACAACTTTCGCGCCGACTCCGGGACGCTCGCGATGCTCGTCCTGCTCCAGGTGCTCTCCGAAGACGGGCGCTCCCTCTCCGAGATCCGAAAGGATTTCGAACCCTATGTGGCGTCCGGAGAGATCAACCTGCGTGTCGACGACCAGCAGGACGCCATCGAGCGCGTCGCCGCCACCTTCGGTGACGCGTCGCAGGACCGGACGGACGGTCTCACGGTGGAATGGGCGGACCGGTGGTTCAATCTGCGTTCTTCGAATACCGAGCCCGTTCTGCGGCTCAATGCCGAGGCCGGAGACAAGGCGGCTGTCGAGGAACTTGTTGCTACGGTGCGATCGATCGTGAAAGGAACATGA